The Panicum hallii strain FIL2 chromosome 9, PHallii_v3.1, whole genome shotgun sequence genome has a window encoding:
- the LOC112875291 gene encoding lysine-specific demethylase JMJ706-like isoform X3 yields the protein MVVTHVEGRSYLPAQVRDGLETLKRRRLERMRLSAQNEAGDNPAVAARSGGDALRSPANCGVRLHSNNGTGLPGNVQDKDPFAKRKVEKFDMSNLEWIDKIPECPVYCPTREEFEDPIAYIQKISPEAAKYGICKIVAPVSASVPAGVVLMKEQPNFKFMTRVQPLRLAEWAEDDTVTFFMSGRKYTFRDYEKMANKVFSKKYSSASCLPARYVEEEFWREIAFGKMDFVEYACDVDGSAFSSSPHDQLGKSNWNLKNFSRLPNSVLRLLQMPIPGVTDPMLYIGMLFSMFAWHVEDHYLYSINYHHCGAFKTWYGIPGDAAPGFERVASQYVYNKDILIGDGEDAAFDVLLGKTTMFPPNVLLDHNVPVYKAVQRPGEFVITFPRSYHAGFSHGFNCGEAVNFAIGDWFPLGSLASKRYALLNRTPLLAHQELLCRSAVLLSQKLLTCDPRSLDKSEHPYSQYCVKSCFVRLMRFERRARGLLTKMGSQICYKTKTFPNLSCSMCRRDCYITHVLCGCNFDPVCLHHEQELRSCPCKSNRVVYVREDILELEALSRKFEEDICLYKERICIGSSKEAEISDINVERVPNFATTLDFSNSKIGISGIVTADDGKSYPSVPNLSSSAYHEVPRHLESRAINPSSVTKGTYAMDEISCGVDDACNLGSCNASAMECSDNSDSESGIFRVKRRSTSFEKPTDTKISNLSEQQVLRRLKKVNPEVQRASKRPEESDTCPVRSVRMSQKSSNPASDDDEREDTVPISWRIKRRQLETQDNNTAHGAKPQSCPPSGSSLEEFAERTRDATAEYRPKRVKIRLPSSASRQLEQQRSSGQRFARDDKLSLGCPRTF from the exons ATGGTCGTAACGCAT GTGGAGGGTAGGAGTTATCTCCCTGCACAGGTCAGGGATGGCCTTGAGACCCTGAAGCGGAGGAGGCTCGAGAGGATGCGTCTTAGTGCTCAGAACGAAGCGGGCGACAATCCTGCGGTAGCTGCTAGAAGCGGCGGGGATGCCTTGCGGAGCCCCGCAAACTGCGGGGTAAGATTGCATTCAAACAATGGAACAGGTTTACCTGGAAATGTCCAGGACAAGGATCCTTTCGCAAAGCGCAAGGTGGAGAAGTTTGATATGTCGAACCTTGAATGGATTGACAAGATACCAGAGTGCCCCGTGTATTGTCCCACCAGGGAGGAATTTGAGGATCCCATTGCTTATATACAGAAGATTTCGCCTGAGGCTGCAAAATATG GTATTTGCAAAATCGTGGCCCCAGTAAGTGCTTCTGTTCCTGCTGGCGTCGTGCTGATGAAGGAACAGCCCAATTTTAAGTTCATGACTAGAGTTCAGCCCCTTCGTCTAGCTGAATGGGCTGAAGATGATACAGTCACTTTCTTCATGAGTGGAAG AAAGTACACATTCAGAGACTATGAGAAAATGGCCAACAAAGTGTTCTCCAAGAAATATTCCAGCGCTAGTTGTCTCCCAGCTAGGTATGTGGAGGAGGAATTCTGGCGTGAAATTGCTTTTGGGAAAATGGATTTCGTAGAATATGCGTGTGACGTTGATGGGAGTGCCTTCTCTTCTTCTCCTCATGATCAACTTGGGAAAAGCAATTGGAACCTCAAG AATTTTTCACGGCTTCCCAATTctgttctgagactccttcagaTGCCAATTCCA GGAGTAACAGATCCAATGCTTTATATTGGGATGCTCTTCAGTATGTTTGCATGGCATGTCGAAGACCACTATTTGTACAG CATAAATTACCATCACTGTGGGGCATTTAAGACATGGTATGGAATACCTGGAGATGCAGCTCCTGGGTTTGAAAGGGTTGCTAGCCAGTATGTATATAACAAGGACATTTTGATTGGTGATGGGGAGGACGCAGCATTTGATGTTCTACTGGGAAAGACAACAATGTTCCCTCCAAATGTCTTACTAGATCACAATGTTCCTGTATATAAAGCTGTACAGAGACCTGGGGAGTTTGTTATTACTTTCCCTCGTTCTTACCACGCGGGCTTCAGCCACG gTTTCAATTGTGGAGAGGCTGTTAACTTTGCTATTGGTGATTGGTTTCCTCTGGGTTCTCTGGCTAGCAAGCGCTACGCACTTTTGAACAGAACTCCATTGCTTGCACATCAGGAGCTACTTTGTCGTTCTGCTGTGCTTCTGTCTCAAAAGCTGTTGACATGTGATCCAAGATCCTTGGATAAGTCAGAACATCCATACTCCCAATATTGTGTGAAATCCTGCTTTGTGCGGTTGATGCGATTCGAACGACGTGCACGTGGCCTACTTACTAAAATGGGTTCTCAAATATGCTATAAGACAAAAACTTTTCCAAATCTGTCCTGCAGCATGTGCCGTCGTGATTGCTATATCACACACGTGTTGTGCGGATGTAACTTTGATCCTGTCTGCTTACACCACG AGCAAGAACTCCGAAGCTGCCCTTGTAAATCCAACCGTGTTGTCTATGTTAGAGAGGACATCCTGGAGCTAGAGGCTCTATCAAGAAAATTTGAAGAGGATATCTGCTTGTACAAGGAAAGAATTTGCATTGGCTCATCTAAGGAGGCTGAGATCTCTGATATAAATGTTGAGCGTGTCCCAAATTTTGCGACTACACTGGATTTTAGCAACAGTAAAATTGGCATTTCAGGCATTGTGACAGCTGATGATGGAAAGAGTTATCCTTCAGTACCAAATTTGTCATCTTCTGCGTATCATGAGGTGCCCAGGCATTTGGAATCAAGG GCAATAAACCCATCATCAGTGACCAAAGGAACTTACGCTATGGATGAGATTTCATGCGGTGTGGATGATGCTTGTAATCTGGGTTCATGTAATGCTTCCGCCATGGAGTGCAGTGATAATTCTGACTCTGAATCTGGAATTTTCCGAGTCAAGCGCAGGTCCACATCATTTGAAAAACCTACTGACACAAAGATCTCAAACTTATCTGAACAGCAG GTTCTGAGGCGGCTGAAGAAGGTGAATCCTGAAGTACAACGGGCCAGTAAGCGTCCAGAAGAATCTGATACTTGTCCAGTTCGTTCTGTCCGTATGAGCCAGAAGAGCTCAAATCCTGCTTCTGATGATGATGAAAGAGAGGACACAGTTCCCATTTCTTGGAGAATAAAGCGGCGTCAGTTGGAAACTCAGGACAACAATACAGCTCATGGTGCAAAACCGCAGTCATGCCCGCCTTCCGGCAGTTCTCTAGAAGAGTTTGCGGAAAGAACTAGAGATGCCACAGCAGAGTACCGTCCGAAACGAGTGAAAATCCGGCTACCCTCTAGTGCCAGTAGACAGCTTGAGCAGCAGCGCAGTTCCGGGCAGAGATTTGCAAGGGATGACAAGTTGTCGCTAGGTTGTCCACGTACATTTTAG
- the LOC112875291 gene encoding lysine-specific demethylase JMJ706-like isoform X1: protein MVVTHVEGRSYLPAQVRDGLETLKRRRLERMRLSAQNEAGDNPAVAARSGGDALRSPANCGVRLHSNNGTGLPGNVQDKDPFAKRKVEKFDMSNLEWIDKIPECPVYCPTREEFEDPIAYIQKISPEAAKYGICKIVAPVSASVPAGVVLMKEQPNFKFMTRVQPLRLAEWAEDDTVTFFMSGRKYTFRDYEKMANKVFSKKYSSASCLPARYVEEEFWREIAFGKMDFVEYACDVDGSAFSSSPHDQLGKSNWNLKNFSRLPNSVLRLLQMPIPGVTDPMLYIGMLFSMFAWHVEDHYLYSINYHHCGAFKTWYGIPGDAAPGFERVASQYVYNKDILIGDGEDAAFDVLLGKTTMFPPNVLLDHNVPVYKAVQRPGEFVITFPRSYHAGFSHGFNCGEAVNFAIGDWFPLGSLASKRYALLNRTPLLAHQELLCRSAVLLSQKLLTCDPRSLDKSEHPYSQYCVKSCFVRLMRFERRARGLLTKMGSQICYKTKTFPNLSCSMCRRDCYITHVLCGCNFDPVCLHHEQELRSCPCKSNRVVYVREDILELEALSRKFEEDICLYKERICIGSSKEAEISDINVERVPNFATTLDFSNSKIGISGIVTADDGKSYPSVPNLSSSAYHEVPRHLESRVHATQTNRIYSTSNQAINPSSVTKGTYAMDEISCGVDDACNLGSCNASAMECSDNSDSESGIFRVKRRSTSFEKPTDTKISNLSEQQVLRRLKKVNPEVQRASKRPEESDTCPVRSVRMSQKSSNPASDDDEREDTVPISWRIKRRQLETQDNNTAHGAKPQSCPPSGSSLEEFAERTRDATAEYRPKRVKIRLPSSASRQLEQQRSSGQRFARDDKLSLGCPRTF, encoded by the exons ATGGTCGTAACGCAT GTGGAGGGTAGGAGTTATCTCCCTGCACAGGTCAGGGATGGCCTTGAGACCCTGAAGCGGAGGAGGCTCGAGAGGATGCGTCTTAGTGCTCAGAACGAAGCGGGCGACAATCCTGCGGTAGCTGCTAGAAGCGGCGGGGATGCCTTGCGGAGCCCCGCAAACTGCGGGGTAAGATTGCATTCAAACAATGGAACAGGTTTACCTGGAAATGTCCAGGACAAGGATCCTTTCGCAAAGCGCAAGGTGGAGAAGTTTGATATGTCGAACCTTGAATGGATTGACAAGATACCAGAGTGCCCCGTGTATTGTCCCACCAGGGAGGAATTTGAGGATCCCATTGCTTATATACAGAAGATTTCGCCTGAGGCTGCAAAATATG GTATTTGCAAAATCGTGGCCCCAGTAAGTGCTTCTGTTCCTGCTGGCGTCGTGCTGATGAAGGAACAGCCCAATTTTAAGTTCATGACTAGAGTTCAGCCCCTTCGTCTAGCTGAATGGGCTGAAGATGATACAGTCACTTTCTTCATGAGTGGAAG AAAGTACACATTCAGAGACTATGAGAAAATGGCCAACAAAGTGTTCTCCAAGAAATATTCCAGCGCTAGTTGTCTCCCAGCTAGGTATGTGGAGGAGGAATTCTGGCGTGAAATTGCTTTTGGGAAAATGGATTTCGTAGAATATGCGTGTGACGTTGATGGGAGTGCCTTCTCTTCTTCTCCTCATGATCAACTTGGGAAAAGCAATTGGAACCTCAAG AATTTTTCACGGCTTCCCAATTctgttctgagactccttcagaTGCCAATTCCA GGAGTAACAGATCCAATGCTTTATATTGGGATGCTCTTCAGTATGTTTGCATGGCATGTCGAAGACCACTATTTGTACAG CATAAATTACCATCACTGTGGGGCATTTAAGACATGGTATGGAATACCTGGAGATGCAGCTCCTGGGTTTGAAAGGGTTGCTAGCCAGTATGTATATAACAAGGACATTTTGATTGGTGATGGGGAGGACGCAGCATTTGATGTTCTACTGGGAAAGACAACAATGTTCCCTCCAAATGTCTTACTAGATCACAATGTTCCTGTATATAAAGCTGTACAGAGACCTGGGGAGTTTGTTATTACTTTCCCTCGTTCTTACCACGCGGGCTTCAGCCACG gTTTCAATTGTGGAGAGGCTGTTAACTTTGCTATTGGTGATTGGTTTCCTCTGGGTTCTCTGGCTAGCAAGCGCTACGCACTTTTGAACAGAACTCCATTGCTTGCACATCAGGAGCTACTTTGTCGTTCTGCTGTGCTTCTGTCTCAAAAGCTGTTGACATGTGATCCAAGATCCTTGGATAAGTCAGAACATCCATACTCCCAATATTGTGTGAAATCCTGCTTTGTGCGGTTGATGCGATTCGAACGACGTGCACGTGGCCTACTTACTAAAATGGGTTCTCAAATATGCTATAAGACAAAAACTTTTCCAAATCTGTCCTGCAGCATGTGCCGTCGTGATTGCTATATCACACACGTGTTGTGCGGATGTAACTTTGATCCTGTCTGCTTACACCACG AGCAAGAACTCCGAAGCTGCCCTTGTAAATCCAACCGTGTTGTCTATGTTAGAGAGGACATCCTGGAGCTAGAGGCTCTATCAAGAAAATTTGAAGAGGATATCTGCTTGTACAAGGAAAGAATTTGCATTGGCTCATCTAAGGAGGCTGAGATCTCTGATATAAATGTTGAGCGTGTCCCAAATTTTGCGACTACACTGGATTTTAGCAACAGTAAAATTGGCATTTCAGGCATTGTGACAGCTGATGATGGAAAGAGTTATCCTTCAGTACCAAATTTGTCATCTTCTGCGTATCATGAGGTGCCCAGGCATTTGGAATCAAGG GTACATGCCACACAAACTAACCGGATTTACTCCACTTCCAATCAGGCAATAAACCCATCATCAGTGACCAAAGGAACTTACGCTATGGATGAGATTTCATGCGGTGTGGATGATGCTTGTAATCTGGGTTCATGTAATGCTTCCGCCATGGAGTGCAGTGATAATTCTGACTCTGAATCTGGAATTTTCCGAGTCAAGCGCAGGTCCACATCATTTGAAAAACCTACTGACACAAAGATCTCAAACTTATCTGAACAGCAG GTTCTGAGGCGGCTGAAGAAGGTGAATCCTGAAGTACAACGGGCCAGTAAGCGTCCAGAAGAATCTGATACTTGTCCAGTTCGTTCTGTCCGTATGAGCCAGAAGAGCTCAAATCCTGCTTCTGATGATGATGAAAGAGAGGACACAGTTCCCATTTCTTGGAGAATAAAGCGGCGTCAGTTGGAAACTCAGGACAACAATACAGCTCATGGTGCAAAACCGCAGTCATGCCCGCCTTCCGGCAGTTCTCTAGAAGAGTTTGCGGAAAGAACTAGAGATGCCACAGCAGAGTACCGTCCGAAACGAGTGAAAATCCGGCTACCCTCTAGTGCCAGTAGACAGCTTGAGCAGCAGCGCAGTTCCGGGCAGAGATTTGCAAGGGATGACAAGTTGTCGCTAGGTTGTCCACGTACATTTTAG
- the LOC112875291 gene encoding lysine-specific demethylase JMJ706-like isoform X2, with the protein MVEGRSYLPAQVRDGLETLKRRRLERMRLSAQNEAGDNPAVAARSGGDALRSPANCGVRLHSNNGTGLPGNVQDKDPFAKRKVEKFDMSNLEWIDKIPECPVYCPTREEFEDPIAYIQKISPEAAKYGICKIVAPVSASVPAGVVLMKEQPNFKFMTRVQPLRLAEWAEDDTVTFFMSGRKYTFRDYEKMANKVFSKKYSSASCLPARYVEEEFWREIAFGKMDFVEYACDVDGSAFSSSPHDQLGKSNWNLKNFSRLPNSVLRLLQMPIPGVTDPMLYIGMLFSMFAWHVEDHYLYSINYHHCGAFKTWYGIPGDAAPGFERVASQYVYNKDILIGDGEDAAFDVLLGKTTMFPPNVLLDHNVPVYKAVQRPGEFVITFPRSYHAGFSHGFNCGEAVNFAIGDWFPLGSLASKRYALLNRTPLLAHQELLCRSAVLLSQKLLTCDPRSLDKSEHPYSQYCVKSCFVRLMRFERRARGLLTKMGSQICYKTKTFPNLSCSMCRRDCYITHVLCGCNFDPVCLHHEQELRSCPCKSNRVVYVREDILELEALSRKFEEDICLYKERICIGSSKEAEISDINVERVPNFATTLDFSNSKIGISGIVTADDGKSYPSVPNLSSSAYHEVPRHLESRVHATQTNRIYSTSNQAINPSSVTKGTYAMDEISCGVDDACNLGSCNASAMECSDNSDSESGIFRVKRRSTSFEKPTDTKISNLSEQQVLRRLKKVNPEVQRASKRPEESDTCPVRSVRMSQKSSNPASDDDEREDTVPISWRIKRRQLETQDNNTAHGAKPQSCPPSGSSLEEFAERTRDATAEYRPKRVKIRLPSSASRQLEQQRSSGQRFARDDKLSLGCPRTF; encoded by the exons ATG GTGGAGGGTAGGAGTTATCTCCCTGCACAGGTCAGGGATGGCCTTGAGACCCTGAAGCGGAGGAGGCTCGAGAGGATGCGTCTTAGTGCTCAGAACGAAGCGGGCGACAATCCTGCGGTAGCTGCTAGAAGCGGCGGGGATGCCTTGCGGAGCCCCGCAAACTGCGGGGTAAGATTGCATTCAAACAATGGAACAGGTTTACCTGGAAATGTCCAGGACAAGGATCCTTTCGCAAAGCGCAAGGTGGAGAAGTTTGATATGTCGAACCTTGAATGGATTGACAAGATACCAGAGTGCCCCGTGTATTGTCCCACCAGGGAGGAATTTGAGGATCCCATTGCTTATATACAGAAGATTTCGCCTGAGGCTGCAAAATATG GTATTTGCAAAATCGTGGCCCCAGTAAGTGCTTCTGTTCCTGCTGGCGTCGTGCTGATGAAGGAACAGCCCAATTTTAAGTTCATGACTAGAGTTCAGCCCCTTCGTCTAGCTGAATGGGCTGAAGATGATACAGTCACTTTCTTCATGAGTGGAAG AAAGTACACATTCAGAGACTATGAGAAAATGGCCAACAAAGTGTTCTCCAAGAAATATTCCAGCGCTAGTTGTCTCCCAGCTAGGTATGTGGAGGAGGAATTCTGGCGTGAAATTGCTTTTGGGAAAATGGATTTCGTAGAATATGCGTGTGACGTTGATGGGAGTGCCTTCTCTTCTTCTCCTCATGATCAACTTGGGAAAAGCAATTGGAACCTCAAG AATTTTTCACGGCTTCCCAATTctgttctgagactccttcagaTGCCAATTCCA GGAGTAACAGATCCAATGCTTTATATTGGGATGCTCTTCAGTATGTTTGCATGGCATGTCGAAGACCACTATTTGTACAG CATAAATTACCATCACTGTGGGGCATTTAAGACATGGTATGGAATACCTGGAGATGCAGCTCCTGGGTTTGAAAGGGTTGCTAGCCAGTATGTATATAACAAGGACATTTTGATTGGTGATGGGGAGGACGCAGCATTTGATGTTCTACTGGGAAAGACAACAATGTTCCCTCCAAATGTCTTACTAGATCACAATGTTCCTGTATATAAAGCTGTACAGAGACCTGGGGAGTTTGTTATTACTTTCCCTCGTTCTTACCACGCGGGCTTCAGCCACG gTTTCAATTGTGGAGAGGCTGTTAACTTTGCTATTGGTGATTGGTTTCCTCTGGGTTCTCTGGCTAGCAAGCGCTACGCACTTTTGAACAGAACTCCATTGCTTGCACATCAGGAGCTACTTTGTCGTTCTGCTGTGCTTCTGTCTCAAAAGCTGTTGACATGTGATCCAAGATCCTTGGATAAGTCAGAACATCCATACTCCCAATATTGTGTGAAATCCTGCTTTGTGCGGTTGATGCGATTCGAACGACGTGCACGTGGCCTACTTACTAAAATGGGTTCTCAAATATGCTATAAGACAAAAACTTTTCCAAATCTGTCCTGCAGCATGTGCCGTCGTGATTGCTATATCACACACGTGTTGTGCGGATGTAACTTTGATCCTGTCTGCTTACACCACG AGCAAGAACTCCGAAGCTGCCCTTGTAAATCCAACCGTGTTGTCTATGTTAGAGAGGACATCCTGGAGCTAGAGGCTCTATCAAGAAAATTTGAAGAGGATATCTGCTTGTACAAGGAAAGAATTTGCATTGGCTCATCTAAGGAGGCTGAGATCTCTGATATAAATGTTGAGCGTGTCCCAAATTTTGCGACTACACTGGATTTTAGCAACAGTAAAATTGGCATTTCAGGCATTGTGACAGCTGATGATGGAAAGAGTTATCCTTCAGTACCAAATTTGTCATCTTCTGCGTATCATGAGGTGCCCAGGCATTTGGAATCAAGG GTACATGCCACACAAACTAACCGGATTTACTCCACTTCCAATCAGGCAATAAACCCATCATCAGTGACCAAAGGAACTTACGCTATGGATGAGATTTCATGCGGTGTGGATGATGCTTGTAATCTGGGTTCATGTAATGCTTCCGCCATGGAGTGCAGTGATAATTCTGACTCTGAATCTGGAATTTTCCGAGTCAAGCGCAGGTCCACATCATTTGAAAAACCTACTGACACAAAGATCTCAAACTTATCTGAACAGCAG GTTCTGAGGCGGCTGAAGAAGGTGAATCCTGAAGTACAACGGGCCAGTAAGCGTCCAGAAGAATCTGATACTTGTCCAGTTCGTTCTGTCCGTATGAGCCAGAAGAGCTCAAATCCTGCTTCTGATGATGATGAAAGAGAGGACACAGTTCCCATTTCTTGGAGAATAAAGCGGCGTCAGTTGGAAACTCAGGACAACAATACAGCTCATGGTGCAAAACCGCAGTCATGCCCGCCTTCCGGCAGTTCTCTAGAAGAGTTTGCGGAAAGAACTAGAGATGCCACAGCAGAGTACCGTCCGAAACGAGTGAAAATCCGGCTACCCTCTAGTGCCAGTAGACAGCTTGAGCAGCAGCGCAGTTCCGGGCAGAGATTTGCAAGGGATGACAAGTTGTCGCTAGGTTGTCCACGTACATTTTAG